DNA sequence from the Prolixibacter sp. SD074 genome:
GATTTTGTGGCGCATCAAACGGCTATCGTTGCAATACGGAGAAATGACAAACGAGGTGGGGCAATGGCTAACCGTCATTTATTACGGCATGATAGCGGAAGAAAACAAGGAGCATGCAATCCTGAAGAAACGTATCAAGCGGCTGGGCACTCATCAAATATTAATGGAGGATAAATCACCGGAACAGGCTGCAACTTTCAGCAAAGGCAAATCGGCAAACGAACTAGATAAGCTGATGCTGGAAAAGGGATTTTAGTCGTAATTCCGAATCAGCAACTCACTGATTTCACCCCGGTGACTTCCGCGGGAATTAATGGCCCGTCGTGCCTTCACACGTTCGATGTGGTAGCCGCCATACAATTCGTCGAAGAAATGATTTTCCGGATTTTCGTTTTTTGGATCGGAATTACTAAGCATCCACCGGGATCCATTTTTGTGTAATTTATCGCATAAAGCCTTCAGTCGTTCCTGGTCGCCATCGCCAAAACCATTTTGCGAGTAAGCATTGAACGAAGCCGTTGAGCTAATGGGCTTGTAAGGTGGATCGAAATAGAAAAAAGCTTTGGGAGTAACCAGATCTCTCAGTGCATCAAAGTCTCCCAACCGAATCTCCACTTTCTGCAACGCTTCGTGTACCAAACGGATATTCGCCTCGTTGCAGATCTTCGGATTCTTGTGCTTCCCGAAAGGGACGTTAAACTGGTTATCTTTATTTACCCTGTACAGTCCGTTGTAACAGGTCCGGTTCAGAAAAATCAAATAGGCCGTATGCTTCGCCCGCGAAGCACTTCGCCCATTAAACAGTTCGCGAACCATCTGATAATGCATCTGTCGGAATTCGTCTTCCGGATTACCGTAATACTCTTTTTCCAGTTGCTGAAGAGCCTCAATCAATGCATCCGGTTCCTCCTGAACCGTTCGGTAAGCATCAATTAAATCTTCATTGACATCGTTGATAACAGCCTTTTCGATATTCGGAAAATGATGGAGCATGCGAAAGAGTACAGCACCACTTCCCACAAAAGGCTCGACGTAGACGAATGAATCCTGGTCCAGGTTCCTCGGCAAGGCATCTGTAATGACCGGTAAAAGCTGCCTCTTTCCACCAGCCCACTTAAGAAAGGGTCGGGCAGTAACCGGTTTTTTCTGATGTGTTGTATAAACCATAACAGATGATTAGCGAACGTCTCGTTACCACGAAAATACAGTTTCGGGAACGTGCTGCCAAAGAAATAGCAAAAAAGTCTTGATTTTCAATAAAACATAATCTAAATTTCAGTTTATCAAAACTTATATTGAGTATTCTCTATTCTCAAAGAAAGCCACCTGATTTCCCAGATGGCCTTCACTTAAAATATTCTGTAACTATCGTTATCGACTAATATGGGTTACTCCGTTTCGAATCCGTCGAATGGTTTCTTCTTTGCCGATCAGTTCGCAAATCTCGAACAGGTCAGGGCCGAAACCTCCGCCTACCAGGCAAAGCCGGAAAGCATTCATCACCGCACCAAATCCCCACTCTTTTCCGTTTACGAAAGCGGAGAACAGTTCTTTGATTTCCGGTGCTTTCCATTTCCCCAGTGTTTCCAGGAAATCTGCAATTTCCGTCATCATCTCCGGCGCACCTTCTTTCCAACGCTTTTTCACCACTTTCGCGTCATACACTTTTGGAGCCTCGAAAAAGAAATAACTCTGTTCCCAGAATTCCGGTACAAAGTTGCAGCGCTCTTTTACCATGCCGCAAATTCGGGCTGCCGTGTCCGGGTCCGCATCAATTCCTTTTTCCCGCAAAAGCGGAAGGAATAATTCGGCCAGCTCTTCATCGCTCTTCGTTACCAGATACTGATGGTTGAACCACTTGGTTTTTTCCGGATCGAAACGGGAACCCGATTTACCTACACGCTCCAGAGAAAAGGCATTCATCAATTCCTCCATCGAGAAAAGCTCCTGCTCTGTACCCGGATTCCATCCCAGCAATGCCAGCACATTGATGAATGCCTCCGGGAAATAACCGTCTTCGCGGTAGCCACGTGAAACTTCACCCGATTTTGGATCTTTCCACTCCAGCGGGAAAACGGGGAATCCCATTTTATCACCGTCACGTTTCGAGAGTTTACCTTTTCCCACCGGTTTCA
Encoded proteins:
- a CDS encoding DNA adenine methylase: MVYTTHQKKPVTARPFLKWAGGKRQLLPVITDALPRNLDQDSFVYVEPFVGSGAVLFRMLHHFPNIEKAVINDVNEDLIDAYRTVQEEPDALIEALQQLEKEYYGNPEDEFRQMHYQMVRELFNGRSASRAKHTAYLIFLNRTCYNGLYRVNKDNQFNVPFGKHKNPKICNEANIRLVHEALQKVEIRLGDFDALRDLVTPKAFFYFDPPYKPISSTASFNAYSQNGFGDGDQERLKALCDKLHKNGSRWMLSNSDPKNENPENHFFDELYGGYHIERVKARRAINSRGSHRGEISELLIRNYD
- the gltX gene encoding glutamate--tRNA ligase, translating into MSDRKVRVRFAPSPTGPLHMGGVRTALFNYLFAKGRGGDFLLRIEDTDQNRYVPGAEEYIMESLAWCGMQIDEGPLEGGPHGPYRQSGRKELYHQYAEQLVASGNAYYAFDTPEELETARSEAEAKGKTFTYNAATRGNMKNSLSLPEAKWEKLIADGVPAVIRFRMPDNEPVTEDDLIRGRVTFETSLLDDKVLYKADGMPTYHLANVVDDHLMEITHVIRGEEWLSSMPLHVLLYRALGWSDTMPRFAHLPLILKPVGKGKLSKRDGDKMGFPVFPLEWKDPKSGEVSRGYREDGYFPEAFINVLALLGWNPGTEQELFSMEELMNAFSLERVGKSGSRFDPEKTKWFNHQYLVTKSDEELAELFLPLLREKGIDADPDTAARICGMVKERCNFVPEFWEQSYFFFEAPKVYDAKVVKKRWKEGAPEMMTEIADFLETLGKWKAPEIKELFSAFVNGKEWGFGAVMNAFRLCLVGGGFGPDLFEICELIGKEETIRRIRNGVTHISR